Proteins from a single region of Pyrus communis chromosome 6, drPyrComm1.1, whole genome shotgun sequence:
- the LOC137737544 gene encoding eukaryotic translation initiation factor 3 subunit I-like: MRPILMKGHERPLTFLKYNRDGDLLFSCAKDHNPTVWFADNGERLGTYRGHNGAVWCCDVSRDSARLITGSADQTAKLWNVQSGQQLFTFNFDSPARAVDFSVGDKLAVITTDPFMDVTSAIHVKRIAGDPEDQIGESALILKGPQGRINRAVWGPLNRTIISAGEDAVVRIWDSETGKLLKENDPEVGHKKTITSLAKSVDGSHFLTGSLDKSAKLWDTRTLTLIKTYVTERPVNAVAMSPLCDHVVLGGGQDASTVTTTDHRSGKFEAKFYDKILQEEIGGVKGHFGPINALAFNPDGKSFSSGGEDGYVRLHHFDSDYFHIKI; this comes from the exons ATGAGGCCGATACTGATGAAGGGGCACGAGAGGCCCTTGACTTTCCTCAAATACAACAGGGACGGCGACCTCCTCTTCTCCTGCGCCAAGGACCACAACCCCACCGTCTGGTTCGCCGACAACGGCGAGCGCCTCGGGACCTACCGCGGCCACAACGGCGCCGTTTGGTGCTGCGATGTGTCCAGAGACTCCGCCCGCCTCATTACCGGCAGCGCCGACCAGACCGCCAAGCTGTGGAACGTTCAGTCCGGTCAGCAGCTTTTCACCTTCAATTTTGACTCGCCGGCGAGGGCTGTCGACTTCTCCGTCGGCGATAAGCTCGCCGTCATCACCACCGACCCCTTCATGGACGTTACGTCGGCGATTCACGTCAAGCGTATCGCCGGAGATCCCGAAGATC AGATTGGTGAATCGGCTCTGATACTCAAGGGACCTCAGGGAAGAATTAACAGAGCTGTTTGGGGCCCTCTGAACAGAACCATCATAAGCGCCGGAGAAGACGCAGTTGTTCGCATTTGGGATTCTGAG ACTGGTAAACTACTTAAGGAGAATGATCCGGAAGTGGGTCACAAAAAGACCATAACTTCGCTTGCGAAATCTGTGGATGGTTCACATTTCCTCACCGGTTCGCTAGATAAATCTGCCAAG CTGTGGGATACTAGAACGTTGACTCTTATCAAGACCTATGTGACAGAGCGTCCTGTCAATGCCGTTGCAATGTCTCCTCTTTGTGATCAT GTGGTACTTGGTGGTGGTCAGGATGCATCAACTGTCACCACAACTGATCATCGTTCTGGGAAATTTGAAGCCAAATTCTATGACAAG ATTCTTCAAGAAGAAATTGGAGGTGTTAAAGGGCATTTTGGACCTATAAATGCTTTGGCGTTTAATCCCGATGGAAAAAG TTTCTCAAGCGGAGGTGAGGATGGTTACGTACGTTTACATCACTTTGATTCTGATTACTTCCACATCAAGATTTAG
- the LOC137737449 gene encoding NADH dehydrogenase [ubiquinone] 1 beta subcomplex subunit 7-like, translating to MAAEGTSKKMIATQAEMVENRVPIPYRDQCAHLLIPLNKCRQAELYLPWKCENERHSYEKCEYELVMERMLAMQKIREEAKLKQGKKKGQPIPLIPNTANA from the coding sequence ATGGCAGCCGAGGGAACGTCGAAGAAGATGATAGCGACGCAGGCGGAGATGGTGGAGAATCGGGTGCCAATTCCGTACAGAGACCAGTGCGCCCACTTGCTGATCCCTCTGAACAAGTGCAGGCAGGCGGAGCTCTACCTCCCATGGAAGTGCGAGAACGAGCGCCACTCCTACGAGAAGTGCGAGTACGAGCTCGTCATGGAAAGGATGCTCGCGATGCAGAAGATCCGCGAGGAGGCCAAGTTGAAGCAGGGAAAGAAGAAGGGGCAGCCGATTCCTCTCATTCCCAACACCGCCAACGCTTAG
- the LOC137737545 gene encoding short-chain dehydrogenase reductase ATA1-like, protein MFIRTYAVFICFSFVRLANKVAVITGGARGIGAASAKLFARNGAHVIVADILDDIGATLADSIGGRYIHCDVSKEADVESAVELALKWKGRIDIMFNNAGVPGPSGSISNLDMEQVKNLLSINVLGVVHGIKYAAAAMVKGRRGGSIICTSSSAGIMGGLGGHAYTLSKEALNGLAKSAACELGVHGIRVNNISPHGVPSEMLVDAYRRHLGKMDMTAEDVSRIVGERGSLLRGRCATVEDVAEAALFVASEDAGFITGHNLVLDGGYTSACSTMSFIYQNSNKDTV, encoded by the coding sequence ATGTTTATTCGTACATATGCGGTTTTTATCTGCTTTAGTTTTGTTAGGTTGGCGAACAAAGTTGCAGTCATAACTGGGGGTGCAAGAGGGATTGGAGCTGCGTCAGCCAAGCTATTCGCTCGAAACGGAGCCCATGTCATCGTTGCTGATATACTCGACGACATAGGAGCTACACTGGCTGATTCTATCGGAGGCCGCTACATACACTGCGATGTGTCAAAGGAAGCTGATGTTGAATCAGCTGTTGAGCTTGCACTTAAATGGAAAGGCCGAATTGACATCATGTTCAACAATGCCGGGGTTCCTGGTCCCTCGGGGAGTATATCCAACCTTGACATGGAGCAGGTCAAGAACCTCCTCTCGATAAATGTTCTCGGCGTTGTGCACGGAATCAAGTACGCTGCAGCGGCCATGGTCAAAGGTCGCAGAGGAGGGAGCATCATTTGCACATCAAGCTCAGCCGGTATCATGGGAGGCCTTGGAGGACATGCCTACACATTGTCGAAGGAGGCCCTCAACGGATTGGCAAAAAGTGCCGCGTGTGAGTTGGGAGTGCATGGCATTCGCGTGAACAACATTTCTCCTCACGGGGTTCCTTCGGAGATGCTCGTCGATGCCTACAGAAGGCATCTCGGGAAAATGGACATGACGGCAGAAGATGTAAGCAGAATTGTGGGAGAGAGGGGGAGCTTGTTGCGAGGGAGGTGCGCAACCGTGGAAGATGTGGCGGAAGCTGCATTGTTTGTGGCCAGCGAAGACGCCGGGTTCATAACGGGACATAATCTTGTTCTTGATGGGGGTTATACTTCTGCTTGCAGTACCATGAGCTTCATCTACCAGAATAGTAACAAGGATACTGTGTAA